Proteins from one Palaemon carinicauda isolate YSFRI2023 chromosome 44, ASM3689809v2, whole genome shotgun sequence genomic window:
- the LOC137634395 gene encoding protein SPT2 homolog has protein sequence MGPTKSSASRRMGPTKSSASRPMGPTKSSASRSMGPTTSSASRPMGPTKSSASRRMGPTKSSASRSMGPTTSSASRPMGPTKSSASRRMGPTKSSASRRMGPTKGSASIRMGPTKSSASRRMGPTKSSASRPMGTTKSSASRRMGPTKSSASRPMGPTKSSASRSMGPTTSSASRPMGPTKSSASRSMGPTTSSASRPMGPTKSSASRSMGPTTSSASRPMGTTKSSASRPRGPTKSSASRPMGPTKNSSSRPKYPTKSSASISMGPTRSSASRPISPLNFQERVMHTNKNYGTLIRDHLPLHVKIGKRSQTC, from the coding sequence ATGGGCCCCACTAAAAGCTCAGCCAGTAGACGTATGGGTCCCACTAAAAGCTCCGCCAGTAGACCTATGGGCCCCACTAAAAGCTCAGCCAGTAGATCTATGGGCCCCACTACAAGCTCCGCTAGTAGACCTATGGGCCCCACTAAAAGCTCAGCCAGTAGACGTATGGGCCCCACTAAAAGCTCAGCCAGTAGATCTATGGGCCCCACTACAAGCTCAGCTAGTAGACCTATGGGCCCCACTAAAAGCTCAGCCAGTAGACGTATGGGCCCCACTAAAAGCTCAGCCAGTAGACGTATGGGCCCCACTAAAGGCTCAGCCAGTATACGTATGGGCCCCACTAAAAGCTCAGCCAGTAGACGTATGGGCCCCACTAAAAGCTCAGCCAGTAGACCTATGGGAACCACTAAAAGCTCAGCCAGTAGACGTATGGGTCCCACTAAAAGCTCCGCCAGTAGACCTATGGGCCCCACTAAAAGCTCAGCCAGTAGATCTATGGGCCCCACTACAAGCTCAGCTAGTAGACCTATGGGCCCCACTAAAAGCTCAGCCAGTAGATCTATGGGCCCCACTACAAGCTCCGCTAGTAGACCTATGGGCCCCACTAAAAGCTCAGCCAGTAGATCTATGGGCCCCACTACAAGCTCAGCTAGTAGACCTATGGGCACCACTAAAAGCTCAGCTAGTAGACCTAGGGGACCCACTAAAAGCTCAGCCAGTAGACCTATGGGCCCCACTAAAAACTCATCCAGTAGACCTAAGTACCCAACTAAAAGCTCAGCCAGTATATCTATGGGCCCCACTAGAAGCTCAGCCAGTAGACCCATAAGCCCTCTAAACTTTCAAGAACGAGTTATGCACACTAATAAAAACTACGGAACTCTAATTCGAGACCATTTACCATTACATGTAAAAATTGGGAAAAGATCACAAACTTGCTGA